From Cervus elaphus chromosome 10, mCerEla1.1, whole genome shotgun sequence:
TCCTGGCTTAAGATCTCATGGCTCATAAGTGAAGGAGCCAGAATAGGAACCTGAGATGAACTAGCCAAGTGAATGAATTAAAGTCAGGTCACCAAGCCAGTCTTTCTAGCTCCACTTCTTCATTTATGTCCTAGAAATCTTTTGTCTCTAGTCACTATTTCTCTACTCCCATTTCCTCTTTTTAGGTACTTCTtggagttgtctttttttttttttttttacagctcaACCCTTCATTCTGTCTCCCTCATCCCCTCTTCCCtgtccctcttgttgcttctgtTCAACTTATTTTTCTCACCCTCAACCtgacttgggtttccctggtggctcagtggtgaagaactcagctgctaattcaggagaggcgggctggatccctgggtcaggaagatcccctggagaaggaaatggcaacccattccactcttcttgcctgggaaatcccatggacagaggagccgggtgggctgtagcccatggggtcgcaaaagagtcagacacgactgagtgactaaacaataacaacaacctgATTTGCCGCTCCCTCTCCGGCCAGCGGATCACAGGCGCCCAGCTCTCCCCCAGCCTCCAGTATTTCGGGCAGTCGCTGAGCGGGGGTCAGGACCTCACCCAGGATGGACTGGCAGACTTGGCCGTGGGGGCCCAGGGGCACGCGTTGCTGCTCAGGTGAGAACACATACCCCTTGGGTAGTCCCAGGCCTGCGAGGACACCAGCCTCCCTGGTTGTCCTCCCGGAACCAAGGGCTTGTCCTCAGCTCAGTGTTCTGCCCACAGGACCAGACCTGTGCTCAGGATGGGGGTGAACATTCACATCACACCCGCAGAGATCACCAGGTCTGTGTATGAGTGTCAGCAGCTGGGGACCTTTCCCCATGATCTGGGCGAGGCCACTGTCTGCCTCCATGTTTCCCAAAGTCCCAAGAACCAGCTGGGTGAGTCGTTTGCCCCCTGACCCAGGATGCCTTGACCCTGGGGAGGCCCAGGGCTCCTGTCTCCTCCCTTgcccacctggggagttcctccTTCTCTCAGCCTTTTCCATCCCCCACTTTCCCCTACAGTTAACCTCCAAAGCATTGTGACCTTTGACCTAACCCTTGACCCTGGCCGCCTGAGCCCTCGTGCCATCTTCCAAGAGACGAAGACTCGGAATCTGGCCCGTGTTCGAGAGCTGGGGCTGAAGCAGCACTGCGAGGCTGTGAGGTTGCTCCTTCCGGTGAGGGGGGTGGCCTCagggtcctggggagggaggcaaCTCTGAGACTGGTAGGGGGTGGTGGCTGGGCAGGGACTCAGGGATGTGTTCTGGTCCTCGCCTTGGCTCCACCCCCAAGGGCAGGTGGAAAGCAGGAGGGGCTTAACACAGGTTAGCTGAATGACTGAGGGAGTAAAGGATGGATGAGGTTGGCTGCATCAGCCAGAGGCGACTCGGCTGGATTTCAGGTAGAAGCCTATGGCTGCTTCGGAGAGCCATGGGGCACTGGGCTGGGATTCTTTTATCCAGCCACTCCTCTGAGATAGGTCCTGTCCTCGACACCAGGGAGccagcagtgaacaaaatgatCGTGACCAGGGGGAGCTATGGGGAAAGATCAGAAGCGAATCAAATTCCTAGATAATAGATGTCAATAATATTTGTAGATAATAGATAATAGTGATGAAAGAGAGATGAAGCTGGAGAGAGAACAGAGCAGGTTCCAGCAGGCTATGGGGAACAGTCTGGGAAGACCCTGGGTAGAGTGAGGGAGCCCAAGGGAGGCTGGGGGAAGGCTGCTCAAGATGAAGGACAGACAACCACAGTAGCGATTCCACATGCAGATCCTAGCAATGAGCGTTTACGAGGGGCTGTGGGTTGGTACCATTGTTactccattttatgaatgaggagaTGGGACCCAGCTGGTGGCTGCAAGGATGCATTTCTTGCTTCCTCCTGTATCCATCCCCCAGGACTGTGTGGAGGACTCGGTGACCCCCATCATATTGCGTCTCAACTTCTCCCTGGTGGGCAAGCCCATCTCTAGCCTAAGAAACCTCCAGCCTATGCTGGCAGTGGACGCCCAGAGATACTTCACGACCTCTGTGAGTCCTGGGGTTGGCCTTTTCCAGAGGGGTTGGAGGGGGTGGACTGTAGATCTTGAGGGAAAACCCTGCTTTGCCTTCCCTCTCAGCTCCCCTTTGAGAAGAATTGTGGTGCGGATCATGTCTGCCAGGATGACCTCAGCATCTCCTTTGGGGTCTCAGAGTGAGCGTCCAGCCCCTTAGACCTATCCTGGTTCCCCAGGACCCCTcctggaacccagggctcctgtctCTGGCTCTTCCTAACGTCTCTACCCATGGCTCTGGACCCAGACACACTGTCCCTGTCTCTCCCCCGACTTCCCCACTCTGCATTTCATCCCGACCCCATTTTCAGCCTCGGTCATAGACTCATCTTCTCTCCTCTGCCCCAGTGCTAGCTTGAAGACCCTGATCGTGGGGAGTAACCTGGAGCTGAACTTGAAAGTGAGAGTGTGGAATGATGGCGAGGACTCCTATGGAACCTCAGTCACCTTCTTCTACCCTCCAGGGCTGTCTTACCAACGTGTGACCGGGGGCCAGGTACTGTcccctctggggaaggaaaggcTGATGGCAGGGGGCCAGCAGAGACTCCTGTGTTGGGTTCAGTGCTCAGGCAGGTCTTCCACTCTTTAGCATTCTTGAAAGCCAAGAGGCTGGACTGATCATGGTTAGATGGATGTGGTTGTGTTTGCTGCAGTGTGCCTCAGCTCATTTTGTGTTCAGCTCTGAGCTTGGCATTTTGAGAATGATAGTCAGGAATGAGTTCCCAGGAAGATGCTAGTGTGAGGAGTGCAGGGACACtgccttctatttctttgtattccaCATTGTATCACTGTTTCTCTTTTGAAGGAGAACATATCTCagccttcaaatattttaaaacattgtttcagggaattccctggtgaatCTAGGGTGAAAACCCTAGAAAGCAGGGTTTTCACTGCAATggtccaagttcaatccctggttgggaaatggaactaagatctcaaaaGCCTTGtgactcagaaaataaaatagaaaagaaaaaagtaaataaaatactgtCCTGTGAAAGAATGAGTTGGATTTATTGATTACTCTAGATCAGAGCTTGGCATACTTTATCCATAAAGGGCTAGAGAGTAGATATTTCAGTTTTGTGGACCACACATTGTCTCCATATTTGCTGATGTAAAGTGAAAGCAGCCATTGACAATATGTGTatgaatgagcatggctgtgtttcaataaaactttatttatacaaATTGGTGCTGGGCTGCCATATGGCAATCCGTGTTCTAGAAGACAGAACCTGGACCACAGGGAGTCAAAGAGAGAATTTTAACGAacattttatcatgaaaaattgTGTTAAACATTTACAAAAGAAGAGTGGTTCAACAAACCTCCTCCTAAATTATCTCCCAGATTCAACAATCATCAGCATTTTGCTACATTGTTTCATCTGATTTTACCCTCTCttggtttaaatattttaaaaccaatcCCAGACACCCTGTCATCATACATCTTCCTGTTTCACTGCTCTGGATAGTAGAACTGTCTTACATGACCCCATAGCCATGATCGCACCCAATGAAATAAATGATTTCTTGGTATTTAGACCATAATCAATTTCCTTAATTGTCTCAAATATATCCTTTTAAGTGGTTTATTTGAACCAGCATTTAAACTAGGTCCACATTTTATGTTTGGTTGTTCTCCCATGTGTCTCTTAAGCCAGTCTTCCCAAAGGAAGCTTATTTTGATCAATGAAGATCAAATACATGATCAATGTATTTCTAGGAATGTCTGTCTATGAGTTTGTCTAGGAATGACAAGCTCCAGCTTCCTTCTGAGGGTGAACACCCTATCATTGGAGGTACTTCTAGACACACCAACTAGATGCCACCTGTGGACCTTTTATGGATAcggcttttatttactttttgaaaagatttatttatttggctacactgggtcttatttttggcatgtgggaactCTTAGTTGACGCATGGGAAGTCTCAGtagtggcatatgggatctacttccttgaccagggattgaatccaggccctctGTGTTGGGAATGTAGAGTcacaatcactggaccaccagggaagtaccagaTATTGCTTCTAAAAACGAGCCATAACTTTCACATTTTTGGATACAATTTAGAATGACTTAACATGGATATCAGCTGATCTTAaggaattattgttaattttgttcAGTCTTGTGCTTATGTTAAAAAATACCCTTATCTGTTGTTTATATACACTGAAGTCTTCCCAGATCGAAAGTATGTGATATTAGGCCTGTGCTTTAAATAATTCaggggagaaaaagcagaaaacaggTGAACAAAACAAGAGTAGAAAAATGTTGGTAATTTAATCTGAGTGATGGGGATATGGGATGGACTTACCTTGTCTTTCCACTTTTGAGTAGATTTGAAATTTTCATAatacaaatcttttaaaaagaactgtgAATTTAAAAGAGGAGAAATGCTATTACTAATAAATCTGGGATTTCTACCTTAAGAGGAAGTTTGACCAGATAGTgtttaaggatttaaaaaaattttttaagtcacaccaatttctttatttatttttgactgtgctgagtctttgttgctgtgggaGGGCTTTTCTCTTGTGGTGGTgatcgggggctactctctagttgaggtgcttgggcttctcattgcagtagcgtctcttgttgtggagcatgggatcTAGGGCCCCAGGGCCTCAGTAGGTGTGGCTCCTGGGCTcgggagcacagactcagtattacatggacttagttgccccgaggcatatgaaatcttccaggaccagggatcaaacccgtgtcccctgcattgcaaggcagattctcaaccactggaccgccagggaagcccaaaaatttaaaacaaaacaaaacataacctTAAGGTAAATTGCAGGTAGCTGTCACTTCTGTAGAGTTTTGTCGGGACACTAACACGTTCTCACCTGCCTGGGTTCATCCGTGCTTCCCCAGAACCATCTGCAGTCTCGTTCCCTGCGTCTGACCTGTGACAGCGCCCCTGCTGGGACCCAGGGCACCCGAAGCACCCGCTGTAGCATCAACCACTTCATCTTCCGTGAGGGCGCCCAGGTCCGCCTTGCTTCTGCCCGCACCTCCTCCCCGGCCCCCACACGGTCCCCCTCCTCGGTGACCGCCTCCCATTTCTGCCTCCTCCCCAGATCACCTTCACGGTCAGCTTTCACGTCGCCCCCACGGCCACCCTGGGAGACAAGCTGCTTCTTGCCGCCAATGTGAGCAGGTGAGCTgggccaggcccagggcagcGCCCCCTCCCTCTCAGTCTCCTCCCCTGGGGAGCTTGCCAGCTAGGATCCTCCTCTTTTTTCCAGTGAGAATAACAGCCCCAAGACAAGCAAGACTGCCTTCCAGCTGGAGCTGCCCGTGAAGTATGCCGTCTACACCGTGATCAGCAGGTGCCACACCATGACCTCCAAGGGGTCCTCGCCCATCACTCTATGGGGCAGGAGGAATTCGCTCTTTCTATAGGAGCTGAACCTCTGCCAAgtttaagtttgtttgtttgggtttttttgttttgttttgttttgttttgaccatgctgggtcttcattgcggtgctcaggctttctgtagttgcagctcacaggcttagtggccccatgacatgtgggatcttagttccttggtcccctgcattggaaggtggattcttatccaccagaccaccagggaagcccctcaaattTAAGTTTTATTGCTACCCTTTCAATCAGTAGATGACACTGCTGGCAGCACTTACTAATCAACTGAGTGCTTTTGGTGGCtattgataataataattatgatattattatcattataggCCACATTTAATAGAGGCCCCAGGACAAGCTGGGGTGTTTTGGAGGGGCCCTTCTTAGAGAAAGATGACACTTCAGAGTAGGAGTGGGGGTTCGAATTTCTGTGGTGCAGGTGAAGGGCAGGTATGCAAGGagtggagtgggggcaggggagggggcagggaagtgAGAACAGCCCCCCTGGTgaggggccaggctggggaccGAGAGCAGCCTCAAGGTGTGGTTACACTGATACCCAGCGGAGAGTCTGtgttgcccccccccccacctccgaACCCCAGGCCCAGAAAAGCCGaggagggaattctctggtggtcctgtggctaagactctgaggtTTCATTGCCaaggctgcaggtttgatcccgggtcaaGGACCTAAGAGCTCAcaagcagaaaggaagaaagagagagggagagggagggaggaagaaaggaaggaaggaagaaagaaagaaaaactgaggaaacaggagagaagggCCCCAGGGCAGACCCCAGGGAGCCAGAAGGGGTGGGTCCAGTAGATGTTCGTCAGCAGTGTCAGCCTGAGTCTCCCTACACCTTCGTCATGTCCCACCTGCCCATCTGGCCTCCTCCAGTCCACAAAGGCCCGGAAGGGGGACCCGGGCACGAGAGGGCAGgccctggccccctccccccGGGTCAGACAGAGCTCTCAGCAGTTCCTGTGACTCCAGCCCCTTGCCTGGCTGCCCCGGCGGTCTCCTGTCTGGACAGTCTCTACAGGAAGCCTGCACCCAGCCTGCAGCCCAGCCCGGCTCCCTGAACCCTCCCATTACCCTAAGTCAGCCACTCACTCCCGACCAGCCCAGGGGCCCTCTGACCACCCGTCCTGTCACACTCTCACCCCGAGTCTCCTCAGGAGGCCCTAACGGGACGTCTCCTCCgcccctgcctcctctccccgCAGCCACGAACAATCCACCAAGTACCTCAACTTCTCGGCCTCACAGGAGGAGGGCAGCAGGGCGGCCCAGCACAGATACCAGGCACGTGTGGTGACTTGGGAACAtggcccggggcggggggcccAGGAGCCAGAGATCCGGGAGGGCGGGGGGCTCGGCGTGACCTTGGCCCTCACGGTCCTCCGTGCAGGTGAACAACCTGGGGCAGAGGGACCTGCCTGTCAGTATCCACATCTCAGTGCCCGCGGAGCTGAACCAGATAGCCGTGTGGAAGGACATAGTGGTCCTCAACCCCCAGGTACTCACAGGACTCTATGGGTCCGCCATTAATGCCTTCTCCCTGGACTCCCTGTGGTTTCTTGGTTATTCTTTAGtgactcagtggtgtccaactcttttgcgaccccatagactgtagcccaccaggctcccctgtccacgggattttccaggcaagaatactggagtgggtggccatttcctcctccaggaaatccttcccgacccagggatcgaatctgcatctccctCATTGgcgggcagatcctttaccactgagccaccaggcaagccctgcCTGGCCTCCTCGGTCTTTGTGAGTCGCATGCTTTCTCCCTGTGCCTTTTTCCTAGAACCCCTCCATTCAGTGCTCTTCAGAGAGAACAGCGCCCACAGAGTCTGACTTCCTGACCCACTTGACGAAGAAGCCTGTCCTGGTGAGAGGGCCCTGGGTGGTCCCCCACTGGAAGCCACACTTCAGAGGGATTTGATTCAGGAATGTGTATTATATCAGATGGATGTCTGCTGAAGAGCCTGCTTGAGCTCCCGATGTGGCAGCTCCTCTCAAATCAGACAGTTGAACGCTGCCTTCTACCTTCAAAGCCACCTTTCCCTGGCCTGACGCCACTTCTGTGTCTCCAGGACTGCTCCATCGCTGACTGCCTGAGGTTCCGCTGTGACATCCCCTCCTTCGGCATCCAGGAGGAACTTGACTTCATCCTGAAGGGCAACCTCAGCTTCCGCTGGGTCAGCCAGGTGTGTAGTTCTAAGAGCAGAGTCCCTTCCCAGACTCAGGTGGAGTCTGATGTGTCTGTGCCTACCTCAAGCCAAGGCGTTTATCTACTCCCGAGCCCTCCTGCCCGTCCAACCAGAGCTAGTTCCCAGCTCTCCCCTTCTCTTTTGCAGACACAGCAGAAGAAGGTGCTGGTTGTGAGCGTGGCTGAAATCACCTTCAACAGACTCGTGTATTCTCAGCTTCCAGGACAGGAGACATTTTTGAGAGCTCAGGTAGTGACCATGTGGCAGGCAGTGGCTGGGCTGGTCAGACAGTTCCTGATGCTAAATCCGTGATGCTGAATGGGGGGCTTGCAAGCCTAGAGAGAGGCAGGATGGATGGAGAGGCCCAGGCAGGACAATTGTTCCTAAGCCCATGAGTCCTTCTGTATCCCACCCCTTGGAGCAGAGCCTgatgaaggaggggagggagttcAAGGGGACCTGGGAGGAGTCTGGGACAGCAGGAGTCCTGAGCCTTTCTGATGGGGTCATCTCCACTCCAGACGgagctggtgctggagaagtaTGAGGTCTACAACCCCATCCCCCTCATGGTGGGTAGCTCTGTGGGAGGACTGCTGCTCCTGGCCCTCATCACAGCTTTACTGTATAAGGTGAGTGTTTTTATCCCACTCCAGACACCACCAGCATTTGATCCCACTCTTTCAATGGTGTAAGAAAGAGCTCACCGTCAAGTCAAGCCCACATTCTTCCTAAAGAGATCCCTTCCCACCTGTgacatctgttgttgtttagtctcttaagtcgtatttgactctttggtgaccccacagactgcatcccaccaggttcctctgtccacgggattttccaggcaagaatactggagtgggttgccatttctttatcccaggggatcttcccaacccagggatcgaacccatgtctcctgcattgctagtagattctttcctgctgagccatcagggaagccacctGTGACATCACCTGTCCCCAGTGGACTCCATGTCTTTCTGTCTGATTCTCAAGCCCCCTCTAAtctgtctccatttcttttcCACTCTTCTTCATCTCCTTACATGTTTCCCTGGAAGGCAAATTAGAGCGTGAAAGCCCTGGATTTGATGTTGATGCCACCACTGATTCTTTCCTTGGCCGTTGGCATGTGGTTGGTCCATGATGGATCTTGGTTTCTCTTTCTGAAGGTGGTTCTACCCAACTCACAGAACTGTGGCAGAGTCTAAATGACACTGTTTATTTAAAGTTCCTAGTATAGTGCTGGAACATAGGGTTCCAGAAATGGTGATCACGGATCCTCTCCATCATCTCTTTTCTTCTCGTCCACTGgacttcctgatttttttttctccttcctccctaaCAGGTTGGTTTCTTCAAACGTCAGTACAAGGAAATGATGGAAGGAGCAAACAATCAGACTGTCCCAGAAAATGAGACAGGAGACCCCCAAGTTGCCCAATAAGATACTACATCCTATTGTCCTATTGTCTCATCTGAAAGGTTCCCTGGCCTTCTCACTTTTGCCCGATAAGAAACTACCTCCTGTTCTCCTTTGGACCTGCTCTCCCCTGAGAGATTCCCTAG
This genomic window contains:
- the LOC122701650 gene encoding integrin alpha-X-like isoform X1, translating into MPTSDLLVMTGTQVFLFLLMAPVSSFCFNLDTEQPTAFRVDSPGFGHSVVQYAKWLVVGAPQEVKAANQTGGLYRCDYSMRSCEAIPLQVPPEAVNMSLGLSMAATTNPFQLLACGPTVHHACRENMHLTGICFLLASPFRQVQRIPAALQECPKQDQDIVFLIDGSGSISSWDFNKMLNFVKAMMSQFQRPSSQFSLVQFSTKTTQHFTFKDFATSSDPLSLLNSVRQMRGWTFTASAIRLVTDRLFSAAYGARKDASKILIVITDGEKTEKLDYKDVIPQAEAAGIIRYAIGVGSAFRYTNTLQELIDIASTPSKEHVFQVENFDALRDIQKQLKEKIFAIEGTQTISSSSFELEMSQEGFSAVFMPDGPVLGAVGSFSWSGGAFLYPQNKNPTFINMSQEHVDMRDSYLGYSTELALWKGQQNLILGAPRHQHTGKVVLFTQESRQWRPKAEVTGSQIGSYFGASLCSVDVNGDSSSDLVLIGAPHFYEQTQGGQVSVCPFPQGRAKWQCDAVLRGEPGHPWSRFGAALTALGDVNGDRLADVAIGAPGEQENQGAVYLFHGTSELGISPSHSQRITGAQLSPSLQYFGQSLSGGQDLTQDGLADLAVGAQGHALLLRTRPVLRMGVNIHITPAEITRSVYECQQLGTFPHDLGEATVCLHVSQSPKNQLVNLQSIVTFDLTLDPGRLSPRAIFQETKTRNLARVRELGLKQHCEAVRLLLPDCVEDSVTPIILRLNFSLVGKPISSLRNLQPMLAVDAQRYFTTSLPFEKNCGADHVCQDDLSISFGVSDASLKTLIVGSNLELNLKVRVWNDGEDSYGTSVTFFYPPGLSYQRVTGGQNHLQSRSLRLTCDSAPAGTQGTRSTRCSINHFIFREGAQITFTVSFHVAPTATLGDKLLLAANVSSENNSPKTSKTAFQLELPVKYAVYTVISSHEQSTKYLNFSASQEEGSRAAQHRYQVNNLGQRDLPVSIHISVPAELNQIAVWKDIVVLNPQNPSIQCSSERTAPTESDFLTHLTKKPVLDCSIADCLRFRCDIPSFGIQEELDFILKGNLSFRWVSQTQQKKVLVVSVAEITFNRLVYSQLPGQETFLRAQTELVLEKYEVYNPIPLMVGSSVGGLLLLALITALLYKVGFFKRQYKEMMEGANNQTVPENETGDPQVAQ
- the LOC122701650 gene encoding integrin alpha-X-like isoform X2 — protein: MPTSDLLVMTGTQVFLFLLMAPVSSFCFNLDTEQPTAFRVDSPGFGHSVVQYAKWLVVGAPQEVKAANQTGGLYRCDYSMRSCEAIPLQVPPEAVNMSLGLSMAATTNPFQLLACGPTVHHACRENMHLTGICFLLASPFRQVQRIPAALQECPKQDQDIVFLIDGSGSISSWDFNKMLNFVKAMMSQFQRPSSQFSLVQFSTKTTQHFTFKDFATSSDPLSLLNSVRQMRGWTFTASAIRLVTDRLFSAAYGARKDASKILIVITDGEKTEKLDYKDVIPQAEAAGIIRYAIGVGSAFRYTNTLQELIDIASTPSKEHVFQVENFDALRDIQKQLKEKIFAIEGTQTISSSSFELEMSQEGFSSFQDGPVLGAVGSFSWSGGAFLYPQNKNPTFINMSQEHVDMRDSYLGYSTELALWKGQQNLILGAPRHQHTGKVVLFTQESRQWRPKAEVTGSQIGSYFGASLCSVDVNGDSSSDLVLIGAPHFYEQTQGGQVSVCPFPQGRAKWQCDAVLRGEPGHPWSRFGAALTALGDVNGDRLADVAIGAPGEQENQGAVYLFHGTSELGISPSHSQRITGAQLSPSLQYFGQSLSGGQDLTQDGLADLAVGAQGHALLLRTRPVLRMGVNIHITPAEITRSVYECQQLGTFPHDLGEATVCLHVSQSPKNQLVNLQSIVTFDLTLDPGRLSPRAIFQETKTRNLARVRELGLKQHCEAVRLLLPDCVEDSVTPIILRLNFSLVGKPISSLRNLQPMLAVDAQRYFTTSLPFEKNCGADHVCQDDLSISFGVSDASLKTLIVGSNLELNLKVRVWNDGEDSYGTSVTFFYPPGLSYQRVTGGQNHLQSRSLRLTCDSAPAGTQGTRSTRCSINHFIFREGAQITFTVSFHVAPTATLGDKLLLAANVSSENNSPKTSKTAFQLELPVKYAVYTVISSHEQSTKYLNFSASQEEGSRAAQHRYQVNNLGQRDLPVSIHISVPAELNQIAVWKDIVVLNPQNPSIQCSSERTAPTESDFLTHLTKKPVLDCSIADCLRFRCDIPSFGIQEELDFILKGNLSFRWVSQTQQKKVLVVSVAEITFNRLVYSQLPGQETFLRAQTELVLEKYEVYNPIPLMVGSSVGGLLLLALITALLYKVGFFKRQYKEMMEGANNQTVPENETGDPQVAQ